Genomic window (Falco cherrug isolate bFalChe1 chromosome 4, bFalChe1.pri, whole genome shotgun sequence):
ACCAaaaagggttttattttatttttttttttttttaaaaaaaagggttgCTGAAAGTCCTTAAGAAATATAAACCCTTAGATACTTTAAAATCAACTTACTGTCAATACACCTGAACCACAGCCACTTCCTTTACCAACAAAACCATTATCTCAGTATTGTAATTACTATGTAGTTAGCACGGCTGTGgaaaaaaactgtttcacaGAGATTGCCATAGCTTCCTGAAAGCTGGTCTTTGAGGAGTTTGACAGTACTTATTTTCTCCCCAAGAAATTGTATCTAGGCAAAGCTGAGACACAAACTATTAAAACACACCAATTTTCTCTTATTCCTTGTTCTCCAGAAGAAGACTTCATGCCATACTCAACATGCTAAAGTAAGGTCTGAACATGGATGGTCTCATTCCTGATACTGTTAGGAGCAGAGTTGACAGCCAGATGTGGAGAAGgggtgggaaaaaaagtctgcaaaagcagcacttatttttgtttagaaggtgcagatttttcttcaataaagcttcctccttttttggggggcagATTCATATTTGGGGGCAGATGGACTCAGATCCTCATTTGTAAGGTCATGGGAAAGTGGTCAAAGACCTAGCAACCAGTCCCTTCCACAAGACCTCTGCTTAGGTTTAGCTAAGTTAACCACTCTGACATAATCAAGATATGGACATTAGCATTTCGAGAGATCTGTGCTTACATCAGAAAATACTCCCTTCAACTGGGCAGTTTTGTCTAGAGAGACACAAAGAGACACTTCAGAGATTTCACAGGCTGTAAATCAAAATGGACCATTGTGAGCTTataccaaaaaaagaagactgagGGCCTGCCCCTGTGTCATACCAGCCATGGGCTGAGTTTCTTCAGTTACATTTAGTCTTGCAGAACTCAAGTGCAGAGAGAATGAAgtggtgtttttcagaatgTGGGCTCTGAAAAAGATGCCTGCAGTCACACAGGCTAGAGGTTGCCATTGAAAAAAGCGTACGGCAGGGCTGTAAGCAGGAAAGGAGCAAACACAGCTGTGCTCATGTATGTATGAGTGGGCAGGGATCACACAGCAAGTTGGGGCAGATGTACCACCTGAAGTCTTCTGTGTCAGGAACGGTCCTTTGCTTTTGTCAAGAGAACATCCAACTGCCTTGGTGAAGGCATCAAACTGGCAGGAAGATGCAGAATTCAAACCCATAAGCCTGCTAGGAACAGCCACCAATCTGCAATGAAGTGTCTGATAAAAGCAGTCGTGGTGACACAGGAAGAAAGAGCAGCCCTTTTACCAGACAGCAAACAGCTCTATTTGAGTGGCTGCCACACGCATCAATTTCACTTCCCCACTAAAGTGACCAGGAAGCACATTGGTCCCTCTGAACACCCGTCTTCACAAAATCTTCTTCCCAGCTTCTTAGGGGACACACAGGagttcttccattttctccGGGGGTCTGTGAGAAGACAGTTCTCCTCAACTTGTTCACAGACCAAACTACACAATGTTATGCTCCTGCATCTGGCTCACAGTCCTACCCGGCACTTGGGAAAGGGGAAGAGTTTGGCAACAGGAAGGGCTGACACCAAAGTCATAAGCCTTCATCTGCTCCCACTATAACAGAACCCGCCTGAGGGCTTTCATAGCTCTGCTGCCCACTTACCTCCCAGGCTGGGACTCCTTCTTGCAGGGGTAGCCCAATCCCTCCAACAGtccccaaaacaaaaatggaGGGACAGAGAGTTCGGGCAAGCCTTACACTTCCTCAGTTACTGTGTCACTTCACTGGAAACATCGATTGACAGGATGAAGGACGATACCAAACAGCCGCTACACGCAAAGAACTGCTAGTGCACACTCCTAGTGATGGCCATATCTGCCTTTTGCCTTTGTGCCCTCTCCAAGACACTTAACCAATCTAAACCTTGGAGCTCCTGAACCACAGCTGCTAAACAGCTACTGAAACATGGAATCAAAACTTTCTTCATCCCCAAGCACTGGGGAGGTCGTCCAGTTGGCAGGGAGATGCGCAACACTGATAGCAACTGTCATCTTTTATGCCATTTGACAAGGTGGTTacctctctcttctttctaCAGGACTGCGCACCACTTTCATTCCAGAACTCCCTAACACCAGCACGCTTCCATGGCCTGCGCCTGACCCAGACTCTGTAACGGCACACGGCGTTTGCCATTTTGACCCAGACCAACACGGCCATCTTGCTGCTCTGCAACACCCAGGACAGCAGGTCCACCAGGTGGGTATGCCTAGGACTGCGCAAAGGTCATTTCTATACCTCCAGTGACCTGATTCCCAGAGGCATTAAGACTCCCAGGAAGTCACAACCTGAACATGCACCACTCAGTTGTCTTTGACCCCTGTCACAGTGCCTTTGCAGGCACCAATTTATTGCCAAAGTGCCTGGCCGTCCCTGGGTGAGGGCTACACTACGGGTTGGCACGACGGGAAGGTGGCCAGGTCCCAGGGAGAAACATGGCTACGCTCTGCGAGCCAACTGCTCCGCGTTCCTGTTGCTGCCTTGCTGGCTTGCTCTGCCCCTTTGCAAAGCcactgctgagcacagcagccCTGAACTTCTCACTGCTGAGATGACATTCATCATTCCTCTGCTTCTGGCTGGGTCAGTTAGCTGACAGGCtctgctgaggaggaagaaCGCTTCAGACCGTGTACACGTAGGAAATGACACGCACCACACTTCCCAACATGCGGCAACGTGACTTCATAGGTATATAGATGGGTTTGCTGGGAGCTCTGCAACTTCATTCACTTCCAGACCTTGACGTAGTAATGCTTGTGTGCTCAAAAGCAAAAACCGTTCCAGATGAGGACGCCAGCATGTTTCATTCCCCTCACTGCCAAGCTTAGCGTTTCCTCTAGTTTaacatccttttcttcctttccagacAAACAAGCCATGGAAAACCATACCACAGACTTAGCCGACTGGTCACTGACAACAGAATTTGACTACGGTGATTCAGCACCATGCATGGGAACGGAGGAAAAGCACTTTGCAGCAAACCTTTTGCCACCGCTTTATTCTTTAGTGGTGATATTTGGCCTCATAGGCAACATGCTTGTTGTCCTTATCCTGGTAAAATACAAGAGACTGAAGAGCATGACTGACATCTACCTGCTTAATTTGGCAATATCTGATTTGctgtttatattttctctccctttttggGCTTATTACGCTGTTCATGACTGGATTTTTGGGGAGGCGCTGTGCAGAATTCTCTCAGGCGTCTACCTCCTTGGCTTCTACAGCGGCATCTTTTTCATAATCCTGTTGACCCTAGACAGGTACCTGGCCATAGTGCATGCAGTGTTTGCCTTAAAAGCTAGGACAGTTACCTATGGCATCCTCACTAGTGTTGTCACTTGGGCTGTTGCTATTTTTGCTTCTGTCCCTGGGATAGTATTTCACAAAactcaaaaggaaaattcacGTTATACCTGCAGTGCTCATTATCCGTCAGAGCAGAGAAATGTATGGAAGCAATTCTTGACCTTAAAAATGAACATCCTGGGACTTGTTATTCCTATGTTAATTATGATCTGCAGCTACACACaaattataaaaacattacTGCAATGTAGGAATGAGAAGAAACATAAAGCAGTCAGGCTTATTTTTATCATAATGATtgcctacttttttttctgggcacCATATAACATTTGCATTCTCTTGCGTGATTTTCAAGGTGCATTTTCCATCACTACTTGTGAAGGCAGTGGTCAGCTGCACAAAGCAACCCAAGTGACAGAAACAATATCAATGATCCACTGTTGTATCAACCCTGTCATTTATGCCTTTGCCGGAGAAAAATTTAGGAAGTATCTTCATagctttttcagaaagcagattgCATTCCACTTCTCTAAATACTGTCCTGTTTTCTATGTTGACACAGCTGAACGAGCTAGCTCCACCTACACACAATCTACTGGAGAGCAGGAAGTTTCTGCTGCATTGTAAGTTGTGTCTAGCGAAAAAGTGGAATTGACTTTTGTTAAATCCAATCTTTGATGAAAGCCTGCAGAATTTGTCCTGGATACTGGCTCTAAGGCAGCTGCAAAAATCACAGAGTACATATGTACCAAAGCTTGTATTTGCTCATACATTTGGGTATTTGTAGGTAAATTAAAAGGATGTATGAAACTAGATACCTAGATATGCTAATGTGGGATTCGGTGGGAAAAGCGTTCTCTTATTTTCTGAATGTAAAAGCATAGTTTTGTACTATAGGGCCCAAAGCCACACAAAAGCTGAGGGACTAAGCTAGCAGGCTCATAAACTAATTTTTTGAAGTGAACTAGAGGTTAGAAATTGGCACTGGttctttggaaatatttcttgaCTGTACTTTACACAAGGTATCTCAGTCATTTAAACCCAGTCTTGGTCACATCTTTCACTAGCCTAGTTGTGTATCTCTATAAATAACACAAAATCACTGAGGTCTGTGATACAGAATATTTACAAGTAGCATGtgaatttttattacatttagaATAAACTCTGATATTTCAaggtatatttttctttgcttatggTTGAATATCAACCTCTTGGATCTTTCTCTTAAGAGTTTTAACTGTTAGGTGTTGCTATGTCAGTGACTTGAGAGTTTGGTATTTCAGAAGGCTCTGTTTTCATCAACTGCTTTTTTATATGCTATTCATACTAAAAAGCTAATATAATGATCTATCATTGATCAGAAAATCAATGtgtttacaatattttaaaaataaagtattgcACATGGAGCTTTAACCAGGTTACATCAAATGTGGACAATGAGTCAATCACACTTTAGCTTCTTAGTACAGTGATTTTGCTTGTCATTTTTCTAGCCTACATAagagaaaaacttcaaaatataaCACAAATGAAGTTGTAATGGCTGCAAAACCACAACAGCATTAGAGGTGTGAAAATGATTTCTGAACAGGGTTCAGCCAGATGTTTTTAGAGATAAGCATATGCTACAGACATTTAAGTTATCAAAACATATGAgtaagtgaaaataatttctgttctaGAGAGTCAAGGGCACAGTGCATCCCTTTTTATGTTTTAGAAGCAGCTATCATATGGGGGCTATGACAAGGATTTTTTCTGCCATTTAGGAGTTTTACAGAGAGTCGAATCTTCTATAATTACTAAGACTGATGATCAAATATGACTGGGCTTCCCCTTAAAGCTCAGATCCTACAAAGCACTTGAACACatagaaaagatgaaataaatatgGGGATACTCACACACTTAAGATCATACCATAATCGCACTATTAATCAATTTAGGTTGAGTTGTCCTTTCTAGCATTTATTTCCCCTAAAACAGATGAGTTTGAATAACTCTGGAGACAGGAAATGAAAAGTGAATATTTTGATTGCTGTTCTTCTCCAGCAGGGCAATTTCTGTTTCCCAATTCCCCTAGATAgccttttaaataatattttcaaagaagcAAATGTTTCAAGCAGCCTCAAAGATATTTTACATTGCCAAGTGCATATGAAATCAGTAAGTGAAATAGGGAAATCTTGCTTATCAAACCACTTGTTTTAAGTTACTCAGTTTTGTCATATTAAGCACCACTTTTGGACTACATCCACATGGGAAGTGTAACAAAAGTATACTACACCTTCTAATTTACAAGattttcagctgcagtgcttTTTAAGACCCTGTGCATCAGTTACTTTCTGgactttgttcttttaaaacaggTAACTATAACAGTATAAGCAGAAAATGGGTAATTTCAgcataaaattataaatacatgcatttattttttaaactgatagAAAGCTACTTGCAGTAACTTCTAGATAGGCTGgccttttcccctccttctaGAATACcttcatgaaaacatttttatattttattctgctctgGACAAGAACTTCCATTTGACCCTTAAGACACCTTGTCTTTAAGAAGTTACTTTGTAGGGCTTTGATGCCAGG
Coding sequences:
- the LOC102058061 gene encoding C-C chemokine receptor type 5-like, with the protein product MENHTTDLADWSLTTEFDYGDSAPCMGTEEKHFAANLLPPLYSLVVIFGLIGNMLVVLILVKYKRLKSMTDIYLLNLAISDLLFIFSLPFWAYYAVHDWIFGEALCRILSGVYLLGFYSGIFFIILLTLDRYLAIVHAVFALKARTVTYGILTSVVTWAVAIFASVPGIVFHKTQKENSRYTCSAHYPSEQRNVWKQFLTLKMNILGLVIPMLIMICSYTQIIKTLLQCRNEKKHKAVRLIFIIMIAYFFFWAPYNICILLRDFQGAFSITTCEGSGQLHKATQVTETISMIHCCINPVIYAFAGEKFRKYLHSFFRKQIAFHFSKYCPVFYVDTAERASSTYTQSTGEQEVSAAL